Proteins encoded in a region of the Elaeis guineensis isolate ETL-2024a chromosome 7, EG11, whole genome shotgun sequence genome:
- the LOC105048272 gene encoding BURP domain-containing protein 6, whose protein sequence is MGPFLPFLLFALAVGASHAPSPAEVYWHKVLPNTPMPSAITDLLHHDVVADEKSDRRVNVNGKDTSVSVGYKGKPVVVNVKPYYSGPFLYNYAATQSQIQDPSVTLFFLEKDLHPGAKMTLHFIRTTTGATLLPRRAADSIPFSSAKLPEILSRLSIAPNSMEAEVMKKTLHECEEPAIGGETKYCATSVESMVDFSTSSLGTRDVRALSTAVDREGTPKQVYSISKVQKQPSSEVVVCHGENYAYAVFYCHTMNAEAYKVSMVGKDGTKVEAVAACHTDTTGFNPDHVAFKVLNVKPGTVPVCHFLPQSDIVWTPNK, encoded by the exons ATGGGACCTTTCctacctttccttctctttgcg CTTGCAGTTGGGGCAAGCCATGCGCCTTCTCCTGCAGAGGTCTACTGGCACAAAGTACTGCCCAATACTCCCATGCCAAGCGCCATCACTGACCTCTTACAccatg ATGTGGTTGCTGATGAGAAGTCGGACAGAAGGGTCAACGTTAACGGCAAGGACACCAGTGTGAGTGTCGGCTACAAGGGGAAGCCTGTGGTTGTCAACGTAAAACCCTACTACTCTGGCCCCTTCCTCTACAACTACGCCGCTACGCAGAGCCAAATCCAGGATCCCTCCGTAACCCTCTTCTTCCTCGAGAAGGACTTGCACCCGGGCGCCAAGATGACGTTGCACTTCATCCGGACCACCACCGGCGCTACCCTTCTTCCACGCCGAGCCGCCGATTCCATCCCCTTCTCCTCCGCCAAGCTCCCGGAGATCCTTTCCCGCCTCTCCATCGCGCCTAACTCCATGGAAGCCGAGGTCATGAAGAAGACCCTTCATGAGTGCGAGGAGCCGGCGATCGGCGGAGAGACCAAATACTGCGCCACCTCGGTCGAGTCCATGGTGGATTTCAGCACGTCCAGCCTTGGGACTCGTGACGTCCGAGCCCTGTCGACGGCGGTCGATAGGGAGGGTACACCGAAACAAGTTTACAGCATATCCAAGGTGCAGAAGCAGCCTAGCTCTGAGGTGGTGGTTTGCCACGGTGAGAACTATGCATACGCTGTGTTCTACTGCCACACGATGAACGCAGAGGCGTACAAGGTGTCGATGGTCGGGAAGGATGGGACCAAGGTGGAGGCGGTGGCTGCATGCCACACTGACACCACCGGATTCAACCCCGACCACGTGGCCTTCAAGGTGCTCAACGTTAAGCCCGGGACGGTGCCGGTCTGCCACTTCCTGCCCCAGAGCGATATTGTTTGGACTCCCAACAAATAG
- the LOC140859375 gene encoding uncharacterized protein produces MASDGVQMQIPKLTKENFENWCIQMKSLFGSQDLWEIVNDGYTEPTPDQERGYNQNQKEALRVTRRRDKKALFQLYQALDEVTFERIAEATSAKQAWDTLSIIFKGEEKVKRIRLQQLRREFEVATMKETENIFNYFSRILVIVNQLKRNGEKIDDVRVVEKILRSLTPRFEYIVVAIEEANDVDTLSINALMGKLQVHEQKKQNKIEAANTEQILQSKVEAKDQKGKDQGQSQAFRDASSNIRGGGNNYRGRGRGRSHGRGGYNGGRGRTPNFNNGRDGRRGEYGRGRRLNGGRDQAKSNVQCYNCHKYGHYSYECWNNEQSNYSESKNQKGEPTLLLACQQNGDLKNVWFLDSRATNHMCGRKDLFVELQEGVHGDVKFGDFSKVSVKGKDKIMIQQKNGTSDFIFNVYYVPDLKSNILSIGQLLEKGYIIHMKGSSLTLRDWNGKLIACVQIAKNRMFPLLLKIDSQNCLQVDIKNPSWLWYLRLGHLNFGSLKLLSKDGMVKGLPHIYYPNEVCEKCTLAKHTRAPFKGGKSWKAMRPL; encoded by the coding sequence ATGGCTAGTGATGGTGTGCAAATGCAAATCCCAAAGCTTACTAAGGAGAACTTTGAGAATTGGTGTATCCAGATGAAGTCATTGTTTGGCTCACAAGATCTATGGGAGATCGTTAATGATGGCTACACCGAGCCTACACCAGACCAAGAGAGAGGGTACAATCAAAATCAAAAGGAGGCTTTGAGGGTTACAAGGAGGAGAGACAAGAAAGCTTTGTTTCAATTGTATCAAGCCTTGGATGAGGTGACATTTGAAAGAATTGCTGAGGCAACTTCTGCAAAGCAAGCATGGGATACTCTCTCCATCATAtttaaaggagaagaaaaagtgaaGCGAATCCGACTACAACAACTACGGAGAGAATTTGAAGTCGCCACCATGAAGGAGACGGAGAATATCTTCAACTACTTTTCTCGGATATTGGTTATCGTAAACCAATTGAAGAGGAATGGAGAGAAGATAGATGATGTTCGAGTGGTAGAGAAGATACTTCGGTCTTTGACACCGAGGTTTGAGTATATTGTTGTCGCTATTGAAGAAGCTAATGATGTGGATACTCTATCCATCAATGCGTTGATGGGTAAACTTCAAGTCCATGAACAAAAGAAGCAAAATAAAATTGAAGCAGCTAATACAGAGCAAATACTTCAATCAAAGGTGGAGGCCAAAGATCAAAAAGGAAAGGATCAAGGGCAATCTCAAGCATTTCGAGATGCTAGTAGCAACATAAGAGGTGGTGGCAACAACTACCGTGGTCGTGGTCGAGGCCGTAGTCATGGTCGAGGaggctacaatggtggaagaggcCGAACTCCAAATTTCAACAATGGAAGAGATGGTAGAAGAGGTGAATATGGTCGAGGTAGAAGATTAAATGGAGGTCGTGACCAAGCAAAATCCAATGTTCAATGCTATAATTGCCACAAATATGGGCATTATAGCTATGAGTGTTGGAACAATGAGCAAAGCAACTACTCCGAATCCAAAAATCAAAAAGGAGAGCCAACTCTTCTTTTGGCATGCCAACAAAATGGAGACTTGAAGAATGTGTGGTTTCTTGACTCAAGAGCCACAAACCACATGTGTGGAAGAAAAGACCTATTCGTGGAGTTGCAAGAAGGGGTGCATGGTGATGTGAAGTTTGGGGATTTCTCCAAAGTTTCCGTCAAAGGAAAAGACAAGATCATGATTCAACAAAAGAATGGTACGTCTGATTTTATTTTCAATGTATATTATGTGCCAGACTTAAAGAGTAATATTCTAAGTATTGGCCAACTTTTGGAGAAGGGTTATATAATTCATATGAAAGGGTCATCACTAACCTTAAGAGATTGGAATGGAAAGCTGATTGCTTGTGTCCAGATAGCGAAGAACAGGATGTTTCCTCTTCTCTTGAAGATAGATTCTCAAAATTGCTTGCAAGTGGATATCAAGAACCCTTCTTGGCTTTGGTATCTCAGGCTTGGACATTTAAATTTTGGAAGTTTGAAATTGCTATCTAAAGATGGTATGGTGAAAGGTCTTCCGCATATATATTATCCAAATGAAGTTTGTGAAAAGTGCACACTAGCAAAGCATACAAGAGCTCCCTTCAAAGGTGGAAAGTCTTGGAAAGCAATGAGACCATTGTAG